One Bacillota bacterium DNA segment encodes these proteins:
- a CDS encoding AAA family ATPase yields MLIAVAGKGGTGKTTFVALAIRRLLEKGGRPILAVDADANANLSQALGVEAPDSIADIMRAVSEDRESIPSGMTKDRYVAYRIHQSLAEGKDVDLLVMGGPEGQGCYCYVNNLLRGYIKELAANYRYVVMDNEAGLEHLSRRTTQNVDILFVISDATVKGVRSAKRIRELADSLKLGIKKKCLVINRAQPDDVRVLAPEMEGTGLEYAGTIPSDPLVAEYDLHARPLLSLPGDSPAVEAVAGITTKTEMLLGR; encoded by the coding sequence GGCTTCTCGAGAAGGGCGGCCGGCCCATCCTGGCGGTCGACGCCGACGCCAACGCCAACCTTTCCCAGGCGCTGGGTGTTGAAGCGCCCGATTCTATTGCCGACATCATGCGTGCGGTTTCCGAAGACCGCGAGAGCATCCCGTCGGGGATGACCAAGGACAGGTATGTGGCCTACCGGATCCACCAGTCGCTGGCCGAAGGGAAAGACGTGGATCTGCTGGTGATGGGCGGACCGGAAGGGCAGGGGTGCTATTGTTATGTCAATAACCTCCTCCGCGGCTATATCAAAGAGCTTGCCGCCAATTACCGGTATGTGGTAATGGATAACGAGGCCGGACTCGAACACCTGAGCCGCCGTACCACTCAGAACGTGGATATTTTATTCGTCATTTCGGACGCCACGGTAAAAGGGGTGCGTTCGGCGAAACGCATCCGGGAACTGGCGGACAGCCTTAAACTGGGCATAAAAAAGAAGTGCCTTGTCATTAACCGGGCACAGCCGGACGACGTCAGGGTGCTTGCGCCGGAGATGGAAGGGACCGGGCTTGAGTATGCGGGAACGATTCCGTCCGATCCTCTGGTGGCGGAATACGATCTCCACGCGCGGCCGCTGCTTTCCCTTCCCGGTGATTCGCCGGCGGTGGAAGCGGTCGCGGGTATTACCACGAAGACTGAAATGCTTTTAGGAAGGTAG
- a CDS encoding acetyl-CoA decarbonylase/synthase complex subunit delta: MAVTIVKERWSSRCLEGVFGTGAKQVKAGGESTLPFLHFEGEIPNPPVVGLEVFDAPPQEWPAFLTRVYDGVLEDPAAWAKKCVEYGADMVTLRLTRIHPDMGDVSPEEAAKVAVAVAGAVDVPLIVLGCGVEEKDAAVLPEVASALKGKNCLLGLATQENYKSIVAGCIANGHGVVASSPLDINLAKQLNILITEMNLESDRIVMDPSIGALGYGIEYAYSIIERMRTGALMGDKMLAMPVVLLVGPEAWKTKEAKSPDTAEWGEQEKRAIIWEVTTATTLIHAGGHIAMVRHPEALNHIKGHIGKMMQPQQY; this comes from the coding sequence GTGGCGGTTACAATTGTGAAAGAACGGTGGAGCAGCAGGTGCCTGGAAGGGGTTTTCGGCACAGGCGCAAAACAGGTCAAGGCAGGGGGAGAGTCGACGCTTCCGTTCCTCCACTTCGAGGGGGAGATCCCCAACCCGCCGGTAGTGGGGCTTGAGGTTTTTGACGCACCGCCCCAGGAATGGCCGGCTTTTTTAACCCGGGTATACGATGGAGTTCTCGAAGATCCGGCGGCATGGGCCAAGAAATGCGTTGAGTACGGGGCGGATATGGTGACGCTCCGCCTCACCCGGATCCACCCGGACATGGGGGATGTTTCCCCGGAAGAGGCGGCAAAGGTTGCGGTCGCCGTGGCGGGAGCGGTCGATGTGCCGCTTATCGTCCTCGGGTGCGGTGTCGAAGAGAAGGACGCCGCGGTACTGCCCGAGGTGGCGAGCGCCCTTAAAGGGAAGAACTGCCTCCTGGGACTGGCCACGCAGGAGAATTACAAGTCGATCGTCGCGGGCTGCATCGCAAACGGGCACGGGGTGGTCGCCTCCAGCCCGTTGGACATCAATCTGGCAAAGCAGCTCAACATCCTGATAACGGAGATGAACCTCGAGTCGGACCGGATTGTGATGGATCCTTCGATCGGCGCCCTCGGGTACGGGATCGAGTATGCTTATTCAATCATCGAGCGGATGCGCACGGGCGCTTTGATGGGCGACAAGATGCTTGCCATGCCGGTTGTTCTCCTGGTAGGCCCGGAAGCCTGGAAAACCAAGGAGGCGAAGAGTCCCGACACAGCGGAGTGGGGCGAACAGGAAAAAAGAGCGATTATCTGGGAGGTTACGACCGCGACAACTCTTATCCACGCGGGGGGGCACATCGCCATGGTCAGGCATCCGGAGGCGTTAAACCACATTAAGGGGCACATCGGGAAGATGATGCAGCCGCAACAGTACTAG
- a CDS encoding methyltetrahydrofolate cobalamin methyltransferase has product MIIIGERINGMFKDVREGIMNRDPEPIKRHAVSQTQNGARYLDVNTGPTVASEDQPAVMEWLVKIVNEASPLPCCLDSTNPDAIEAGLKVHRGKAMINSTTADQWKMDIYLPMAAKYGAAIIGLAMNEKGVPKDANDRLALAMEIVANADAHGIPMEELYIDPLALPVNVAQDHGPEVMETIRQVKLLASPPPRTVVGLSNCSQRCPNRPLINRTFLVMCMACGLDAAIADAEDNDLVDAAATANILLNKEIYCDSYLKTFRQR; this is encoded by the coding sequence ATGATTATTATCGGTGAGCGCATCAACGGCATGTTCAAAGACGTGCGGGAGGGGATTATGAACCGTGACCCCGAGCCGATAAAACGGCATGCCGTTTCGCAAACCCAAAACGGGGCGCGGTATCTGGATGTCAATACCGGACCGACGGTCGCTTCGGAGGACCAGCCGGCGGTAATGGAATGGCTGGTCAAGATCGTAAACGAAGCCAGTCCGCTTCCCTGTTGTCTGGACTCGACCAATCCGGACGCCATAGAGGCCGGGCTCAAGGTCCACCGCGGTAAAGCGATGATCAACTCCACCACCGCGGACCAGTGGAAGATGGACATCTACCTCCCGATGGCCGCGAAATACGGCGCGGCGATCATCGGCCTGGCGATGAACGAGAAGGGCGTGCCGAAGGACGCCAACGACCGGCTGGCGCTGGCCATGGAGATCGTGGCCAACGCAGACGCCCACGGTATCCCGATGGAGGAACTCTACATCGACCCGCTGGCGCTGCCGGTGAATGTAGCGCAGGACCACGGGCCCGAAGTGATGGAGACGATCCGGCAGGTGAAGCTCCTGGCCAGCCCGCCGCCGCGTACGGTTGTAGGGCTTTCGAACTGTTCACAGCGCTGCCCCAACCGGCCGCTTATTAACCGGACGTTCCTGGTGATGTGTATGGCCTGCGGGCTGGATGCCGCCATCGCCGATGCGGAAGACAACGATCTGGTCGACGCGGCCGCGACGGCAAATATCCTGTTGAACAAAGAGATTTACTGCGATTCGTATCTTAAGACGTTTCGGCAGCGGTAA
- a CDS encoding sulfide/dihydroorotate dehydrogenase-like FAD/NAD-binding protein: MNKIIRKTPLAPSVNLIEVENPLIARKAQPGQFIILRVHENGERIPLTISDYNREKGTITLIFQEIGKTTTMLGRLGEGDCIRDLVGPLGKPTDLENLGRVVVIGGGLGTALVFSQVKEMHKNGTRVDVIVGARNESLIILEEEIKPYCENLYIATDDGSKGHKGFVTDLLKKLIEDGNKYDRAVAVGPLIMMKVVSNLTRQYGVPTTVSMNPIMIDGTGMCGGCRLSVGGETRFACVDGPEFDGHLVDFDQVIKRTGMYREQEKIALDLYRECCKRGEHNA; this comes from the coding sequence TTGAATAAAATCATAAGAAAGACGCCTCTTGCGCCTTCGGTAAACCTTATTGAGGTTGAAAACCCGCTGATCGCAAGAAAGGCGCAGCCCGGTCAGTTCATAATTCTAAGGGTGCACGAAAACGGCGAAAGGATACCGCTTACCATATCGGATTACAACCGGGAAAAGGGTACTATTACGCTTATTTTCCAGGAGATAGGCAAGACCACCACGATGCTGGGCCGGCTTGGCGAGGGCGACTGCATACGCGATCTTGTAGGTCCCCTGGGGAAACCCACGGACCTTGAAAACCTTGGAAGGGTTGTTGTGATCGGCGGCGGTCTCGGCACCGCCCTGGTCTTCTCTCAGGTAAAGGAGATGCACAAAAACGGTACCAGGGTGGACGTTATCGTGGGAGCGAGGAACGAGAGCTTGATCATTCTTGAGGAAGAAATCAAGCCTTACTGCGAAAACCTTTACATCGCCACCGACGACGGTTCCAAAGGCCACAAGGGTTTTGTCACGGATCTCCTCAAGAAGCTTATCGAAGACGGCAATAAGTACGACAGGGCCGTAGCGGTTGGTCCTTTGATCATGATGAAGGTCGTAAGCAACCTTACCCGTCAGTACGGGGTGCCGACCACCGTCAGCATGAACCCAATCATGATCGACGGTACGGGAATGTGCGGCGGGTGCCGGCTTTCGGTGGGCGGGGAGACCAGGTTCGCCTGCGTTGACGGTCCCGAGTTCGACGGACATCTGGTGGATTTCGACCAGGTGATAAAACGAACCGGAATGTACCGGGAGCAAGAAAAAATCGCACTGGACTTATACCGGGAATGCTGCAAAAGGGGGGAGCATAATGCCTGA
- the gltA gene encoding NADPH-dependent glutamate synthase produces the protein MPEQKRKANLAKKKVPMPEQEPRVRARNFEEVAMGYTREQALEEARRCLRCKEPHCVEGCPVNVQIPDFIKFIEEEKFLEAYKKIKETNSLPAVCGRVCPQENQCEKLCLRGKKSEPVAIGRLERFVADYAASLPPAEVGEECLSGSLNKGKVAVIGSGPSGVTCAGDLTKMGYRVTMFEAFHTPGGVLMYGIPEFRLPKDVVQREIDNVKKLGVDVQTNMVIGKILSIDELFEQGYNAVYIGTGAGLPIFLRLPGENLNGVMSANEFLTRVNLMKAYKFPEYDTPVKIGRRVAVVGGGNVAMDAARSALRLGAEKVYIVYRRSEQEMPARREEVHHAREEGIEFKLLTNPVTIIGDDNGWVKGMECVEMELGEPDASGRRRPVVKQGSEHVIDVETVIMALGTTPNPLIAKTTGGLELTRFGGIVADETTGRTKRPGVFAGGDIVTGSATVILAMGAGKKAAVAINEHIRGKHE, from the coding sequence ATGCCTGAGCAGAAGCGCAAGGCCAACCTGGCTAAGAAGAAGGTGCCGATGCCCGAGCAGGAACCGCGGGTACGGGCCAGAAATTTTGAAGAAGTGGCCATGGGTTACACCCGCGAACAGGCGTTGGAGGAGGCCAGGCGTTGCCTGCGCTGCAAGGAGCCCCATTGTGTCGAAGGGTGTCCGGTCAACGTCCAGATACCGGATTTTATCAAGTTTATCGAGGAAGAAAAGTTCCTGGAGGCTTACAAAAAAATAAAAGAAACCAACAGCCTCCCGGCCGTTTGCGGCCGGGTCTGTCCCCAGGAAAACCAGTGCGAGAAACTCTGCCTGCGGGGCAAAAAGAGTGAACCGGTCGCCATCGGGAGACTGGAAAGGTTTGTCGCCGACTACGCGGCTTCTTTACCCCCCGCTGAGGTCGGGGAAGAATGCCTTTCCGGTTCCCTGAACAAGGGCAAGGTGGCTGTTATCGGCTCCGGTCCTTCCGGGGTCACCTGCGCGGGGGACCTGACGAAGATGGGTTACCGGGTGACCATGTTTGAGGCGTTTCATACCCCCGGCGGGGTTTTAATGTACGGGATTCCCGAATTCAGGCTCCCGAAGGATGTGGTCCAGAGGGAGATAGACAACGTCAAGAAGCTGGGTGTTGATGTACAGACCAACATGGTCATCGGTAAAATTCTCAGCATCGACGAGTTGTTCGAGCAGGGCTATAACGCTGTTTACATCGGCACCGGCGCCGGACTGCCGATATTCCTGCGGCTGCCCGGTGAAAACCTCAACGGCGTGATGTCGGCCAACGAATTCCTCACCAGGGTAAACCTGATGAAGGCATACAAGTTCCCTGAATACGACACGCCGGTGAAAATCGGGCGGCGTGTTGCCGTCGTCGGCGGTGGAAACGTGGCTATGGACGCGGCCCGTTCGGCTTTGCGGCTGGGCGCCGAGAAGGTTTATATTGTTTACAGACGTTCGGAGCAGGAAATGCCCGCGAGGCGCGAAGAGGTGCACCACGCCAGGGAAGAGGGTATCGAATTCAAACTGCTGACCAACCCGGTCACGATAATCGGTGACGATAACGGGTGGGTAAAAGGAATGGAATGCGTTGAGATGGAACTCGGCGAACCTGACGCGTCCGGCAGAAGAAGGCCTGTGGTCAAACAGGGGTCCGAGCACGTTATCGATGTCGAAACGGTCATTATGGCGCTCGGGACCACGCCAAACCCGCTGATAGCCAAAACCACCGGTGGATTGGAACTTACAAGGTTCGGCGGTATAGTCGCAGACGAGACCACGGGGCGGACAAAACGTCCGGGGGTTTTTGCCGGAGGCGATATCGTAACCGGGTCGGCGACGGTAATTCTGGCCATGGGGGCGGGGAAGAAGGCCGCCGTGGCGATAAACGAGCACATACGAGGAAAGCATGAGTAA
- a CDS encoding LemA family protein, with protein MIFLTVAILVLLLLAVFLYNSLVILRQRVKNSWAQVDVQLRRRYDLIPNLVETVKGYAAHEKEVFQQVTEARAKATSAQGVTEKAEAENMLTGALRSLFAVAENYPQLRANENFLALQQELSQTESKIAFSRQFYNDTVMSYNTRIQLFPVNLIAGPFGFKPEPYFEAGGAEVREPVKVQF; from the coding sequence GTGATTTTTCTGACGGTCGCAATCCTGGTCCTGCTGCTACTTGCAGTATTTCTGTACAACAGTCTTGTAATTCTGAGGCAGCGCGTAAAGAACTCATGGGCGCAGGTCGATGTCCAGTTAAGGCGGCGGTACGACCTGATACCCAATCTTGTGGAAACCGTGAAGGGTTACGCGGCACACGAAAAAGAGGTCTTTCAGCAGGTGACCGAAGCGCGGGCCAAGGCTACGTCCGCGCAGGGGGTTACGGAAAAAGCGGAGGCCGAGAACATGCTGACCGGCGCGTTGCGCAGCCTCTTCGCCGTTGCCGAGAACTACCCGCAGTTGAGGGCGAACGAAAACTTTCTCGCGCTCCAACAGGAACTTTCCCAGACCGAGAGTAAGATTGCTTTCAGCCGTCAGTTTTACAACGATACGGTAATGAGCTATAACACCAGGATTCAGTTGTTTCCGGTAAACCTTATCGCCGGGCCCTTCGGTTTCAAGCCCGAGCCGTATTTTGAGGCCGGCGGAGCGGAGGTGCGAGAGCCGGTGAAGGTCCAGTTTTAA
- a CDS encoding DUF2207 domain-containing protein: MRRFIPPVLFALFIVLLAGAPAWARSYSFPSLEIEAQVLKDGSLRVTEHRTVRFTGEFHAFDQWIPTAGTAGITDVTVSESGQTYLQDSSERPGTFSVTQEASRTKITWNYEAADEERIFDLSYRFVDVVRVHKDVAELCWKAVGDEWDRGTDRVKVTIGLPENVARQEVRAWAHGPLQGTVSIQDDGSAVLSVEGLPANRFVEARVTFPPHLCPDVVLRSEQAALPGILEEENRWADRANRRRTSDVVQALGGIMVLLGAAGAAIWLQVSYGKEFKPEFKGDYYRELPGNYGPAMATYLLNFGKATPNGFTATILDLARRGYLKILELVSEKKKILGIIGPSADVDYLIELTDKDRSGLKAHEQAIMTFVTERINEDGELSFEGIERYAKGTTNRFRKLFQDWQDDVATAAEKEKFLDEQARRPGIIEMGAGGIVVLAGILSALIGAKLFPICCIPAGLILLFAGIRLRRRSRKGSTHLAMWRAFKRFLLHFSNLEKAQIPALVVWEHYLVYATALGVAAEVLAQLRLVFPEVDSGDYHFGSGWYHYSSIPGIRTDPFTGLAAATATLQQSILTAATYTPSSGGGAGGGFSGGGGGGFGGGGGGAR, from the coding sequence ATGAGACGATTCATTCCTCCTGTTCTCTTTGCATTGTTTATTGTCTTGCTGGCAGGAGCGCCGGCCTGGGCCAGGTCTTATTCGTTTCCTTCACTGGAGATTGAAGCCCAGGTGTTAAAGGACGGTTCGCTTAGGGTAACGGAACACCGGACGGTACGCTTTACCGGCGAGTTTCACGCCTTTGACCAGTGGATTCCAACGGCGGGGACCGCAGGGATTACAGACGTAACCGTAAGCGAGTCAGGTCAAACGTACCTTCAGGATTCGTCCGAGCGGCCCGGGACCTTCTCCGTCACCCAAGAAGCATCCAGAACCAAAATAACGTGGAATTACGAAGCAGCAGACGAGGAACGGATCTTCGACCTCAGTTATCGCTTCGTCGATGTGGTGCGCGTCCACAAGGATGTAGCGGAACTCTGCTGGAAGGCTGTCGGCGACGAGTGGGACAGGGGGACGGACCGGGTCAAGGTGACCATTGGGCTTCCCGAAAACGTTGCGCGGCAAGAGGTCAGAGCCTGGGCGCACGGTCCCCTGCAGGGCACGGTGAGCATCCAGGACGACGGATCGGCGGTCTTGAGCGTTGAGGGGCTTCCCGCGAACAGGTTTGTGGAAGCGCGCGTCACGTTTCCCCCGCACCTATGCCCTGATGTGGTGTTGCGGTCGGAACAGGCGGCGCTGCCCGGTATACTGGAGGAAGAAAACCGGTGGGCCGACCGGGCGAACCGCCGGCGGACGTCGGACGTCGTTCAGGCGCTGGGCGGAATCATGGTCCTCCTCGGCGCCGCCGGCGCCGCGATCTGGCTGCAGGTCAGTTACGGCAAGGAGTTCAAACCGGAGTTCAAAGGCGATTACTACCGCGAACTGCCCGGGAACTACGGACCCGCGATGGCCACCTATCTGCTGAATTTCGGGAAGGCGACGCCGAACGGTTTTACGGCCACGATCCTTGATCTTGCCCGCCGAGGATACCTTAAGATACTTGAGCTGGTGTCCGAGAAGAAAAAAATCCTTGGCATAATCGGTCCGTCCGCAGACGTTGATTACCTCATCGAACTGACGGATAAAGACCGAAGCGGCCTCAAGGCACACGAGCAAGCCATTATGACGTTCGTCACCGAGCGGATAAACGAGGACGGGGAGCTGTCGTTCGAGGGGATCGAAAGATACGCCAAAGGGACTACCAACCGGTTCCGCAAGTTGTTCCAGGACTGGCAGGACGATGTAGCGACCGCCGCGGAGAAAGAGAAGTTTCTTGACGAACAGGCGCGGCGTCCGGGAATTATTGAAATGGGAGCGGGCGGAATTGTCGTTCTGGCAGGTATCCTGAGTGCTCTGATCGGGGCAAAGCTTTTCCCCATATGCTGCATTCCCGCCGGCCTGATCCTCCTCTTTGCCGGAATACGGCTGCGGCGGCGCAGCCGCAAAGGGAGCACGCACCTGGCGATGTGGCGGGCTTTTAAACGGTTCTTACTTCATTTTTCGAACCTGGAGAAAGCGCAAATCCCGGCCCTGGTCGTCTGGGAGCACTACCTGGTGTATGCGACCGCCCTGGGAGTGGCCGCTGAGGTCCTGGCGCAGTTGCGCCTAGTGTTCCCCGAGGTTGACTCCGGAGACTATCATTTCGGGTCGGGCTGGTATCATTACAGCAGCATACCCGGCATCCGTACGGACCCGTTTACCGGACTTGCGGCAGCCACGGCCACGCTTCAGCAGAGTATCCTGACGGCGGCAACCTATACGCCCTCATCGGGCGGTGGAGCAGGCGGCGGTTTTTCAGGCGGCGGGGGCGGCGGTTTCGGCGGCGGGGGCGGCGGCGCGAGATAA
- a CDS encoding LuxR C-terminal-related transcriptional regulator: MSPFPKEPLVPDNSLCSPAKLEASYTRCRSLQVPVELDKPNTILPKIALGSRLMENSVLLTLVEQIMSQEHYAGSQIGNIYIFCDQELMALKINAIPEVLDNAEQVGVKPGTFFTEESCGTNALALAQEHGRIIAIRGKQHYCALFKDWWCVAGPIKNAEDRIVGYLDISMHAAKEIGTTVALIKTLLDSIKKEYYLLEIQQQLEQAGVRPPSHALPPEVEHELTAREREIFQLSLLRLTNKEISQRLNISVGTVITHRRNIYQKVGVHSLTELLSRFGC, from the coding sequence ATGTCTCCCTTTCCTAAAGAGCCCTTAGTACCAGATAATTCCCTTTGCTCCCCTGCAAAATTGGAAGCATCCTACACCCGCTGCCGTAGTTTACAGGTACCCGTCGAACTCGACAAACCCAATACAATTTTACCGAAGATTGCACTTGGCTCCCGACTGATGGAGAATTCGGTTCTCCTCACCCTCGTCGAACAAATAATGTCCCAGGAACACTATGCCGGATCGCAAATTGGTAATATCTATATTTTTTGCGATCAGGAATTAATGGCTCTTAAGATCAATGCAATTCCAGAGGTTTTAGACAATGCTGAACAGGTCGGGGTTAAGCCTGGTACTTTTTTCACCGAAGAGAGTTGTGGCACTAATGCCCTTGCCCTAGCGCAGGAGCACGGGAGGATTATAGCCATCAGGGGTAAACAGCATTACTGCGCGCTCTTCAAGGATTGGTGGTGCGTCGCTGGTCCAATAAAAAACGCCGAAGATAGGATCGTTGGCTATCTGGATATCTCGATGCATGCTGCTAAAGAAATCGGTACCACTGTGGCCCTAATTAAAACCTTACTTGATTCGATAAAAAAGGAGTATTACCTTTTGGAAATTCAGCAACAACTTGAGCAAGCAGGCGTAAGACCACCCAGTCATGCCTTACCCCCGGAAGTAGAACATGAACTGACCGCTCGCGAGCGGGAAATCTTTCAGCTCTCACTTTTAAGGCTAACCAATAAGGAGATATCTCAAAGACTTAATATAAGTGTTGGAACCGTCATAACTCATCGCAGAAACATCTACCAGAAAGTCGGTGTACACAGCTTGACCGAACTACTCTCCAGGTTCGGCTGTTAA
- a CDS encoding ABC transporter permease codes for MLKFEKEKLGEVNVSKLRKIIHPLSFSFFLLQQEYKNEFLKFSRQYLVLVFIFTIATFFFSLPPAYEFLRTGPSKTAEFDLLVSGPLTETDLSKLIHFKDVEEIAGVFDIAGSEVSDFKEHKITRASSVFLVNNMDVASRLLPGNKKLLMKGSFKPKEAVLSAHVAEKLGAEVGDRIKIICSNRKARNPVNYKISGILYETAIANQVIADISNLSPDIRRSYTEASHQDIDYTSFYLKFTKGGVSGEIEERILNTLGRSRENTMFMWREKSIKEEQEMVKALDTAQFQYERTGAFLLYIGLFLWYALSNLNQRNKTYSILYACGAPIRFIYAHFFLETFTALICILIASMYLTILYFKHSLSFYLPPTLLSKMLLYAFMTNVAIVGIVSVISLRKLKISALASLLTKE; via the coding sequence ATGCTTAAATTTGAGAAAGAAAAGTTAGGAGAAGTGAATGTGTCCAAACTCCGAAAAATAATCCACCCATTATCTTTCTCCTTTTTTCTTTTACAACAGGAGTATAAAAACGAATTTCTGAAATTTTCCAGGCAATATTTAGTGCTGGTCTTCATATTCACCATTGCAACTTTTTTCTTTTCACTTCCGCCCGCATATGAATTCTTGCGAACCGGTCCTTCAAAAACCGCCGAGTTCGATCTGTTGGTTTCCGGCCCATTAACTGAAACTGACCTTTCCAAGCTTATACATTTTAAAGATGTTGAAGAAATTGCAGGTGTTTTCGACATAGCAGGAAGTGAAGTATCAGATTTTAAAGAACACAAAATAACAAGGGCAAGTAGCGTGTTCCTTGTTAACAACATGGATGTTGCTTCCCGGCTTCTCCCCGGTAATAAGAAATTACTGATGAAAGGATCCTTCAAGCCTAAAGAGGCGGTTTTAAGCGCCCATGTTGCCGAGAAGTTGGGGGCCGAAGTTGGTGACCGAATCAAAATAATTTGCTCAAATCGTAAGGCTCGAAATCCCGTTAATTATAAGATCAGCGGTATTTTGTATGAAACCGCGATAGCTAACCAGGTCATTGCTGACATCAGCAATCTTTCCCCGGACATTAGAAGAAGCTATACGGAGGCCTCACATCAGGACATTGACTATACGTCGTTCTACCTGAAGTTTACAAAAGGAGGTGTTTCGGGTGAGATAGAAGAAAGAATTTTAAACACACTGGGTCGAAGCCGTGAAAACACAATGTTCATGTGGAGAGAAAAATCGATTAAGGAAGAACAGGAAATGGTCAAGGCTCTGGATACTGCTCAATTTCAGTATGAAAGGACCGGGGCGTTCTTATTGTATATTGGGCTTTTTTTGTGGTACGCTCTATCTAATCTTAATCAGCGGAATAAAACTTATAGTATTTTGTATGCATGCGGGGCTCCAATACGCTTCATATATGCTCATTTTTTCCTGGAGACCTTTACCGCGCTCATTTGCATTCTCATTGCTTCTATGTATTTAACCATTCTTTACTTTAAGCATAGTCTCTCTTTCTACCTTCCCCCGACTTTGCTCAGTAAAATGTTGCTCTATGCTTTTATGACGAACGTTGCTATTGTGGGGATAGTTTCTGTTATTTCCTTGAGAAAATTAAAAATATCGGCACTGGCCTCTTTATTAACCAAGGAGTAA
- a CDS encoding ABC transporter ATP-binding protein, producing the protein MGKKVVWVRNVGKAYNLKDVRIKALDGISMHVGKGEFVVLMGPSGSGKSTLLNMIGTIDYPTTGEIVLFEKFNPQSMTEEERAFLRLTRIGFVYQAFHLVPFLNVLENTALPIRISNLFDKEQLRTKVLTMIANVGLEDRVYHRPFQLSFGERQRVAIARSLINNPELVLADEPTGNLDVSTSQDIIKLMKELSIKKEVSFFIATHDESIIWAADRVLHLKDGRMQNI; encoded by the coding sequence ATGGGAAAAAAAGTCGTTTGGGTCAGAAATGTCGGAAAAGCATATAACTTAAAGGATGTAAGGATCAAAGCACTGGATGGCATTTCCATGCATGTGGGAAAAGGAGAGTTTGTTGTGCTAATGGGTCCTTCCGGGTCGGGTAAGTCCACGCTTCTTAACATGATTGGGACTATCGACTACCCTACAACCGGTGAAATTGTTCTTTTTGAAAAATTCAATCCGCAATCCATGACCGAAGAAGAAAGAGCTTTTCTTAGGTTAACAAGGATCGGTTTTGTTTATCAAGCCTTTCACTTGGTTCCTTTTTTGAATGTCTTGGAAAATACGGCCTTGCCCATCAGGATTTCAAATTTGTTTGATAAAGAACAGTTGAGAACAAAGGTTTTGACTATGATAGCCAACGTAGGATTAGAAGACCGGGTTTATCATCGTCCGTTTCAGTTAAGCTTCGGCGAAAGGCAAAGGGTTGCCATCGCAAGAAGTCTCATAAACAATCCAGAGCTGGTGTTAGCAGACGAGCCGACCGGCAATCTGGACGTTAGTACAAGCCAAGACATTATTAAACTTATGAAAGAATTGTCCATAAAAAAAGAAGTTTCTTTTTTTATAGCTACCCATGACGAAAGTATTATCTGGGCAGCGGACAGAGTGCTTCATCTGAAAGACGGTAGAATGCAGAATATTTAG